CGACTTTGTCCCACGTATCGTTACTTCTTCAGAATGGAAACATGTCGAACGTGGACTGATTCAGCGCGTCACGGCGCTCAATCTCTTCCTCACAGATATCTACGGCGACCAGAAGTGCCTTCGTGATGGCATTGTTCCATACGAACTCATATTCCGATCAGGCGAGTACTGCCGGCAACTTGTTGGCACACGACCAAGGCATGATGTCTTCACGCACATCATTGGTACCGATTTACTGCGCGATGAAAAAGGCACTTTCACTGTGCTTGAGGACAACTGCCGCTGCCCCAGTGGTGTCTCGTATGTGCTCGAAAATCGCAACTTGCTCTCTCGCGTATTCCCCGAGTTCTTCGAGAAACACGCCGTTCTTCCGGTAGATCGCTACCCTCAATTACTTCGAGAAGCCTTGACGCATGCCGCACCTCGCGGCAGACAAGATCCTGTGGTCGCCATTCTGACACCTGGGCTACACAACTCAGCCTACTTTGAACACTCTTTTTTAGCACGAGAAATGGGTGTCGCCCTGGTTGAAGGCCGTGACCTGATTGTTGAAGACGACCAAGTCTTCATGCGTACAACACGAGGGAAACAGAGAGTTGATGTCATCTATCGTCGTATTGATGACGCCTTCATCGACCCTGTGGTATTTGATCGCAAAAGTATCCTGGGTGTGCCAGGCCTTGTCCATGCATATCAAACCGGAAATGTAACAATCGTCAACGCGCCCGGATCGGGCATTGCCGACAACAAAGCAATCTATCCATATATTCCAGACATTGTCCGTTACTACATGGACGAGGAAATCATTCTTCCACAGGTTAAAACCTGGGTCGGAAATCGCCGCCATGAAGCCGATTACATTCGGCAGAACATGAAAGATCTTGTTGTCAAACTCACCGACGGCGCAGGCGGCTATGGCATGCTGGTTGGCCCCGCTGCAACCAAAGAGGAAATTAGTCTATTCAAGGAAAGCTTTGATGCTCGACCTGAGCACTACATCGCGCAGCCTCTGATCGAGTTTTCACAACATCCAACCCACATCAATGACAACTTTGAACCACGGCGCGTCGATTTGCGACCTTTCATTTTGTATGGCGAGACAATAAAAGTCTTACCAGGAGGCCTCACGCGCGTGGCTATGGAAGCTGGTTCTTATGTCGTCAACTCATCACAAGGTGGCGGCAGTAAAGATACTTGGGTCCTTGCGGAGCAGCCATCATGAGAGGCATGCTTGCACGGGCAGCAGAGAATATCTACTGGCTTGGACGATACCTGGAACGTGCTGGAAACATGACCCGCTTCCTGCTGGTCACTGAGCAACTGAGTGTCGAACTAAGAGGCCTGGCCCCGGGCTTAGCTCGAAGCTTGTGGATGGATCTACCGAAGGTATACCCAGGCGCTATCGTCATTGTTGATCCTGAATCCGCGACAGAAGAAGTCGCGAAAGCCCATCTACGTTCTTTTCTGCTGGCAACTGATAATCAACTATCGATTGCTGCTTCCCTTCGAAGTGCACGTGAAAATGCCCGCGTCGTGCGAGAAAATCTCACTCGCGAATCATTTGAACAACTGAATCAGACCTACCATCGCATCCAGACACTGACCAACCAGCCACTCGATACAACAATGGCTCTCTGTGATGTCATCAAAGAGGTCCAGATGCAGATCTTCGGCGTAAGTGGTGCTGTCGATCGCACCTTTGCCCGCAATGAGGGTTGGTCTTTTTTTAATCTGGGAACAATGGTTGAGCGGGCCTACCGAACACTCAAGC
This genomic interval from Phycisphaerales bacterium contains the following:
- a CDS encoding circularly permuted type 2 ATP-grasp protein: MEWTHARLGYDEAFDAKGQVRPAYHDLIATLETLPPDELRRREQLQRVSLINQGITFTVYGQEEGVERIFPFDFVPRIVTSSEWKHVERGLIQRVTALNLFLTDIYGDQKCLRDGIVPYELIFRSGEYCRQLVGTRPRHDVFTHIIGTDLLRDEKGTFTVLEDNCRCPSGVSYVLENRNLLSRVFPEFFEKHAVLPVDRYPQLLREALTHAAPRGRQDPVVAILTPGLHNSAYFEHSFLAREMGVALVEGRDLIVEDDQVFMRTTRGKQRVDVIYRRIDDAFIDPVVFDRKSILGVPGLVHAYQTGNVTIVNAPGSGIADNKAIYPYIPDIVRYYMDEEIILPQVKTWVGNRRHEADYIRQNMKDLVVKLTDGAGGYGMLVGPAATKEEISLFKESFDARPEHYIAQPLIEFSQHPTHINDNFEPRRVDLRPFILYGETIKVLPGGLTRVAMEAGSYVVNSSQGGGSKDTWVLAEQPS
- a CDS encoding alpha-E domain-containing protein; amino-acid sequence: MRGMLARAAENIYWLGRYLERAGNMTRFLLVTEQLSVELRGLAPGLARSLWMDLPKVYPGAIVIVDPESATEEVAKAHLRSFLLATDNQLSIAASLRSARENARVVRENLTRESFEQLNQTYHRIQTLTNQPLDTTMALCDVIKEVQMQIFGVSGAVDRTFARNEGWSFFNLGTMVERAYRTLKLLETKIPKLIDEPAAIELPIYYAHLRSMLRTVASWENYRHVFGLDLDALQVLRFLLFDQYTPSSVRACVHALQQNLISLSDSELMTVPSRMLGKLSAKLMYEEHEIMAEEKLDHTCRDLASSLMEVHESISRLYFSV